The Tenrec ecaudatus isolate mTenEca1 chromosome 8, mTenEca1.hap1, whole genome shotgun sequence DNA window TGTCCGTTCTCTCCAACCTCCTCCAAAGCTTTCGCTTTCTTCCTTCTCAGAGGTCAAGGATGTTTCTGGGCCCAGAATATTGAGACCAAGGTCAGACCTGCAGCTAAGAGGTACTGCTTCAGCGTCAATATTTCATGCGCAAGAGCGAGGCCCTCTCAAATTCCCAAAAGGAGGACGAGGGGAGTTTGCCAAGCTCTGGTTCTCATCAAGCAGAGTAGACTGAGCTCAGGCGGGGTCAAGGCCCAGGCCCAGACTCCTTCGTGTGTCCCCCAGTGTGTCTGAGAATGGCTGGGAAACAAGCAGGGCTTGGTTTAAGACATTACTTAGGAAGCTACTGGAACAGAGTCGCAAAGGCAACAGGCCCACAAGCGCATTGCATACCCAACAGCTGATGCCGCTCCTTAATAAGCAGCATATGGTTCATTCGATCAGCCTGTGAATTTGCAtgcatccccccctcccccttctgccCGGATTTCACCTCTTTCCCTGGCCTCTCATTTGCTAATGTGGCAGGAGCtagggaagaacaaagaaaccgcATCCCGGTGTGAATTGTAGAAGACTTTATTGAACACAAATGAACAGAAGTTGGGTTTCCTCTGTCGATTAAGAACTCCAGGCGCCAGCAAGGAAGTGAAAGGAATTTCTGAGGAAATGTTTGGGGCGGAGGAGGCAGAAGTTCAAAGGGAGATCATTTAGGGGACAAGACGAATAGCCCCTTCTGTCTCAGGTAGTTAAagaaatgaagtccccagaggTAAAGGGAGCAGGAAAAAAAAGATTGGGCAGCCTCACCAGTGTGCCCTGACCCAGCCTCTGTCTGCCTGCCATGTCCTCAGAATGAGATGCAAAAGAAGGCAGCAGGATTCAGTGGAAGGAGCTGCTGGGCTTTGGCATTAGAGCGGACTCACTAGCTAACTGATCACCCTAATAACTAACCATGTGGCTTTAAATTGCTTAGCGATCTTACACCTCAGTTTCCTGATCCTTGAAATGGGAAAATGCCTGCCTTCCAGGGTTCTTATGAGGATTACCCGGAataagtggggagggggggatatGAAGCCCACCCCAGCAAGCACAAGCAAACTGTGTTTCTGCAGCCCCCTTTCCTGCCCAAAAACCAGAATAATCTCTTTCTAGTCTTGAAAGTTGCTCAGGATGCAATACTTCTAATGCTtcctaaggaggcctggtggtgtagtggttacttgtggGGCACCTCTCCaaaaagtctgcagttcaaaaccaccagctgctccctggaagaaagacagggctatttgctcctgtaaagggtgttagtcttggaaattcacaggggcagttctcccatgTCCcatggtcactgtgaattggcatcaactcgatggtagtgagtttttaaaGAGGAATGGAGTAGGGGAACTTGTTCCAACTGCCCTCCCCACAAGGGAGGCAACCGCATGGTGGACAGCAGGCGGCTGCTGAGGTCCATACAGCCGCCTTGCCCGGTGAGCCCaggggctgcaggcaggcagcgaGGGGGGTCCACAGCCGAGCAGCCCAGTCCAGGGGCATTTGTAAGCAAGAAGACCCTGGGAAGGAGCTATCAGCTTCTCCTGGTTTCAAGATGACTGTTTCTCTTAGGCCCCTCAGGTGCCCTCAGGGAGAGCTTAGTTAGTAGGTGCTCTGTGATGCACAAGGGGGTCTTGAAGATGAGGAAAGGCCAGAACAATTGCTCAGGCTACTTATGACATTGTTAACAGTGAAGTTGGAAAAATGAAAAGTCAATAACAGTTGAATATTAAAAATGGATATTAAAAAAGCAACTGCTCTAAAAGTTGATTGTTAGTTGTACCCAGTACATCTATATTACTCTCTACTGctacgcacacacatacatatttgtTTCTCCCCTAAACCATCTAAAATAAATACATGAGAAGTGGATGAAGATTTACACATAGGACGATGTTCGGGCAATCACATCCTACCACTGCCTACCACCCCTCTTTGATGACAAGATATATTTATTCTTCTGTGATAAGAATACTAATTAGAAATTATTTGTTCCCTTCCATATACTACAGACAAATATTAATTCCAAGTACACTATAGATTTATGAAATATTAGAAAGAATTAGAGCACTCAGGCAGTTTTGGACCCAAAAATGTAAGCATATTCATAAGCCAGCCATGCAAGAGGAGATATCTGAtcacataaaaatgaaaatattaaaaggacAAAAGATAGCATTAGCAAATATGGTAAATATAGAAGACATCATAAACAAAAGTTACAATAAAATGACAGACTTGGAGGAAACGGACTCAACACAAATaatgtacaaagaacctcccagCTCCACATGCTTAGCaagaagacaagcaacccaacCTAGGAATGGCCAAGAACATGCAGACAAATTGTAGAAAAGGAGTCACCATAAACCAATAATcgtataaaagaaaaataattttaaggtcatCTATATCGCAAAAAACAATGATATGACCAATTTTTTGAAATTCAGAGATTGCTAATATCCAGTGATGATGTGGAGAATCTAAGTCTGCCTTATAATGTTAATAAATGTAACTTTTAAGGAATGTAATCTAATATTTGCTAACATTCAGAAGATGCGTATATTCTTTCACCTAGGAATCCCATTTCTGGGAATGATTGACTTCATTAAGATATCAGTGGATTAAAGAATTATGATTATTATGTGGCTTACATCATTGTTGGTAACAAACATCCCTGAAGGCTACCTGCTTGCCATTCAAAAGATGACTCCTGAGACCACTGGTCAGCACCCACACTTGGGAACTTGGGACCTTTGTTTGCAGTCTGATGGGTACATGTGGACAGGTCAGTGCTTCAGTTTCACCATCTCTGAAATCCAGACATGAATGGTACTTACAGCacatttatttttgttaatttggaCAGAGTTTCGCTGCACATTGCtaatattttaaagcaatttGAAGAATACATAGTCCTTCATAGTCTTACTTTTCAATCTTATGAATCTTAAGCAAGCCCAAACGTATTATGATTTAATAAGCAAAGGAAAAAGAATGGAAAGTCGATACATTAAATGGTGACTACATCTACTGCCTTCATAATTTATGCCACTAGAAATAAGAAAACTCATCCCCCCAAAGTGACAAGAGACATAACCAAATAattcatcaaaaaaacaaatgcaaatgACTAATAACCACACAGAGGAAAAACTTGGCCTTTCAAAAGACTAAATTTTGAGGGGGCTTTTTACTCAACTCCCCCCTTTTGCAGTATTCTATACCATTCAGACCTTCGAAACGGAGGGGTGCCACAGATCCCTACCCTGAGACAAGGCACGGTGAAAGGGTGAGTGGGGTGTGTTCTGCCTGTATGTGCACGGTTTTTGTTTTGATCATGttgttttgagttttattgttgGAACTgcagataaaaggagaaaataggGATGGGTTGGGGTTACAGAGAAGTGAGTTCCCATTCTTTACAAACGATGGGACTAAAATAATCTATTCATTTTTAGCCAGACTCTTTATTTGTAAAAGGAGCCAGCTAAGAGTTTAATATGCATACGAGACCTGACATGGGgaactcctgccccccccccccagccctgccccaggtCTACCCTGTGCTGCAGTACAGCCCCCCTGCCCTCCTTCTGCCTTCAGCCTCAGGCCCTGCCAAGCACTCTGGGCGATCAGCCGTCTTTCCCTTGACTTGCTCTCAGGAGGAGGCTTGGATCTTTAGGGCCCCCACTCTCTCAGTTTAGCATGTCTGTCTATGACTTCCTATTGACCATGCCACTAATTCCATCTGCATTTCAATGATTTGGGGTCCCTTAAATAGTACAGGAACAATTTCAgttcacacacacgcgcgcgcgcaaagATTCTAATGCACAGGGATGATTCGATTCAGAATCGACTCGGTAGCTCACAACATGGACAACGTAGCCCTGTAATCAGCACACATCTTTCAAAACAAGAAGCCTCTGTCACACTGGAGCTTGTACAAAATGCAGTGGAGCATTTGTACAAAATGCTTGTACAAAATGTCAAGAGTATTAATTAATGATAGCTATtgtctattctttcttttttttaaaatgcattttaaagtACCCATCCTTTAAAATACCTTGAACAGACAGAGAAAGACAAAGTAATCAGTCTCCTTCGCAAAGGATGGGCCCCCTGAGAAGTAGTGGGGAAGCCGGAAGCAAAAGTATCTGCTTGTCTGCCAGTTAAGTGTTCTGGTCCTTCCAGCGAGTCCAATGGGAATTCCCTAGGATGCTTCAGATGGCAAGATTACAACACCTATATACAAAAAAATAGCCCTTTGACCTTGTCCCATGAGATACTTCGAGTCTCTGAAGTTCCTCTGCTCCTGCCCGGTGGGCTTGATCTGGCTGAAATCCTGGGGCAGAGCCAAAGCACACTTGCGCTTAGGCTCTCTTGACACTGTTGAGAAGGTCTGTGAGTTCCCCGATGTACTTGATGGTGTACTTCAGTGTCTGGATCTTGGTGAGCGGCTGGCCTCTTTGGCTGTAGACAGGTGGCAGGTAATTCCGGAGGGTGTGCAGAGCATCTGCCAGGGTCCGCATCCTGAGCTTCTCCCTCTCGCTGGCCTTCCTTCTCCGCTGGACAGACATCCTGACTTTGGTGCCCCTCTGCACCTTGGGGACGCCGACACCTTGCAGATAGGTGGGCTGGAAATCCAACATGTTGTAGTCCACCTCGACCAGGCCACTGGTCCCAAGGCCACTGCAGGCATCGCCGCCCTGGTCGCTGACACCGCTGTGCCCACAGGGCAGCCCAGCCGAAGCTGGACAGGGAGAGGACGAATAGGATTCCAAGGACGGAGCTGGAGAAAGACTCTGAGAAGGGGAGGCCTGGCTCATCTCAAATGGCccagccctgtgtttccagtcccagGGGACCAGAAGGTCAGGGCTGTCTGAGGAACCCAAGCCATCTTCGAGGCTGAGGAAGGTCTCCTGCAGGTTATCCATGCCTGGGAGGCAGCTGCAAAG harbors:
- the MSGN1 gene encoding mesogenin-1, encoding MDNLQETFLSLEDGLGSSDSPDLLVPWDWKHRAGPFEMSQASPSQSLSPAPSLESYSSSPCPASAGLPCGHSGVSDQGGDACSGLGTSGLVEVDYNMLDFQPTYLQGVGVPKVQRGTKVRMSVQRRRKASEREKLRMRTLADALHTLRNYLPPVYSQRGQPLTKIQTLKYTIKYIGELTDLLNSVKRA